In the Budorcas taxicolor isolate Tak-1 chromosome 1, Takin1.1, whole genome shotgun sequence genome, TCACGGGGGCAGTGAGTCAGCGCAGGAGTGAGTGAAGCGCTCTGCCCCTGCCTGCCTCAGCCTGTGCTTGTTTTCAAAGGCAGGGAAGCTGGCAGTGGACCGCGGCTGGGCCATCAACGTAGGTGAGTGCCCTGGGGCCGGGCCTGGGGCCTGGTGGCAGCTGCTCGGATGCCATGATGGCAGAGCTGCCCCCCGACCCAGGGACCCGGGGGCGGTGACCTGCCCCGGGGGGGGGTCCGTTTGCCTGGCCAGCCTGGAGGCCCAGAGCTGTCCCTGGGAGGACGGAGGGGGCACCTGGGGCGTGCCcttgcccagccctgcccactccACGACTGTCCTCGCAGGCGGCGGCTTCCACCACTGCTCCAGCGACCGGGGAGGGGGCTTCTGCGCCTACGCGGACATCACACTTGCCATCAAGGTGCGTCCGAGCGCTCGTGACAGGCGGGGGCGAGGGTGATCGTCTCCAAGAGCCTCCCTGAACGTCCCCCGGTCCAGTGTTCTCAGCACACGTTCTCACGAAGGGAGTCGAGGCCCCGAATGGGAGGGAGCTCACCTGGGTCCCTCAGCTCGGCTGAGACTCAAACGTGGACGTGACACCTGCTCGTCTCTGTTGCCTGTGGCGGTCCAGAGGCGCCCGCCTTCTCCAGGGGCCGGGGACCGGAGGAGAGCAGCTTACGGGACGCCGCTCGATTATTAACAGGAGACAGGGCTCTGCTCCAGGAGAGcggggaggagacagggatcaagaccttgATGGTGGCGACAGTGACTGGCATCTGCGGGGCTCACCCCTTCACCCCCAGGGAACGGGGCCGGCAGGGGTGAGGGCACAGCCCGAAGGGGCAATGCTGGCCGTGGCCTCCGCGGCTGTCAGAAGCCAGTGCTCTGCCAGCACCCGCGTCGGGGCTCAGGCTGGGAGTCCACGTGGTTCCCTCGGCTCCTGTTCACCCGGCGTGGGAACGgatgaggaggagggggcagcagacCCTGGCCGTTTGGAGAGGGAGAGGCCAGGAGacctggtgggaggggagggcaggggaaggaaggGCTTCCCCGAGGCGGTGGCTTTAGGGCCGGGCCCCTGTAAGAAGGCGGAGATGGCAAGACGGAGCTCCGGGTGCAGCTGGGAGGGGGTCCCCgctgcagacacacacaggctCCTCTGAGCCACACAGACCTCCTGGCAGCCTGGGGTCTCCCGCAAGCACGGAGGTGCTCGCAGCCCACCCGGTCTCTGACCAGGGCCCCTGGGGGGCTGCGCCCTCTCGCCCGGGAGGTCCTCACCTCTCCCCTCTCTTGCCCTGGGCAGTTCCTGTTTGACCGAGTGGAGGGCATCTCCAAAGCCACCATCGTGGACCTCGACGCCCATCAGGTGAGTGCCCGGCGGGGCTGGGGTCTCCCTCTCCCCAGGCGGTCTCTGACACACGGCCCCACACGGTGGGGTTCCCCACCCCCAGGAACACCCCTGAGCCCCAGGCTGGGCCTCTGCTGcccctccaccccccgccccgcccagggGGCGTTCCCTGGGGCGTGCTGCGGGGTCCTGGCCTGGCCCCGGGTGGCCTGCCCTGAGCGGCTTCTGTGTCCCCACCAGGGCAACGGGCACGAGCGCGACTTCATGGGCGACAAGCGCGTGTACATCATGGACGTGTATAACCGCCACATCTACCCCGGGGACCGCTTCGCCAAGCGTGAGTGCCCCCCCGACCCCAGCACGCCCGCCTGAACTGGGCTCTGTCTGCCGGGCTTCTCCTGCGTGCCGGGCCCTGCAGACGCCACTTCACTTCTTGGTCCTCGccatcccagggagggggaggccatccccacttcacagacaaggaaactgagacccaagaGGTCGCTTGACCCACGGAAGACCATGTAACAGCCCCCACCCAAACAAACACACAGTGAATCCCTCTGCTGGGGTGGCCACCTGGAGAATAGAGTGGGATTTTCTCCTGGGCATGCAGCTGTCTGGTCAAAAATAGGGAAggacaagaaagaaacagaaaaatgtagaAGTAGAAAATACAAGATAAGATGGCAGAAATCAGTTCAAACGTGAAAGTTAAATAAATGCCAGTGGGTTAAACTCATCGATTAAAGGGCAGGAGACCCTTTGATGAAGCTTTGAAGACAGGGGGACCTGCCCACCCTGTGGGGAGGGGACATTTACGCAGAAAGCGCCGCGGGTGACTCAGCCACTCTATGGCCCCAGGGACCCGATTCCGAACTGAATCTCATCTCGAGCGGACTGGCTTCGGACCCGAGGGCGCATGGGGTGTCCGTGTCTCTGGAGAGAGCTCACGGGGGCAGTGAGCCCAGGCACCCAGTGTGGGTCCCTGAGCCCCAGGCAGTGTTCCATCCACGGTCCTTGTGCTCTGTTAGCTTACTTTTGGGTGGGTGAGCGGCTGAGCAGCACTAGAGTCAGACGGGAAAGCAGGCAATGCCCCAGCCCCGTTTCCCGGCTGCACACTGGGGCATCGCTGTCTCCCCCGCCAGAGGCCATCAGACGGAAGGTGGAGCTGGAGTGGGGCACGGAGGATGACGAGTACCTGCAGAAGGTGGAGAGGAACCTGGAGAAAGCTCTGCAGGAGCACCGCCCCGACGTGGTGGTGTACAACGCGGGCACGGACATCCTTGAGGGCGACCGCCTCGGCGGGCTGGCCATCAGTCCACAGGTGTGTCCCGAGGCAGGGCGGGGGCGGGCTCTGCTCTGGGGACTCAGCAGCGACGGGAACGTGGGTGGCACGGGCGTTCCTCCTGAGGCCAGAGGGGCtgggcggcagcagcagcacggAGCGGGGTTAGACTCACAGCAGGACTTCTGCCACCCTGAGGGTCCGGGCCTGCCTGAGCCCATCTTCCCCgtcccccacacccacccaggGCATCGTGAAGCGGGATGAGCTGGTGTTCCGGATAGTCCGCGGCCGCCAGCTGCCCATCCTCATGGTGACCTCGGGCGGCTACCAGAAGCGCACGGCCCGCATCATCGCCGACTCCATCCTTAACCTGTATGGCCTGGGGCTCATCGGGCCCGAGTCTGCTAGTGTCTCAGCACAGAACTCAGACACGCCTCTGCTGCCCCTGGAGGTGCCCTGACCACACTGCCCTCTCGGAGGCTCCCCGCCTGCAGCCCGTCCACCCACCCACCAGCCTCCCAGCGCATCTCCTCCTCCAGCCGAGGGGCCGGGGGCGCCTTGCACAGCTCCGCTCTCCCCCCGCCCCGGGTATCGGGGACTCCGGGCCCCTCTGCAgatggggcagagggcagggcctgAGTCCTGGCAGGACCCACAGGGGCACGGCCTGACCAGACCGCAGAGGTGGTGGTTCTCCCCAGAGGGAGGACACAGGTGGGGCTCCGGCGCAGGGGGCGCTCCTCAGGGTGGGATGCTCCAGCTTTCAGCACAGCACGGCCATTTCAGACTGAGGAGGCTTGCAGGATCGCCCTCCTGCCTCTTCTACACCGTCTCCCCCTCCCGCCAGGGGTGGGGCGTCCAAGAGGGGGCTGAGCCGGGTCTCTCTGGGCAGGGATTCCCAGGCAGCAGGCTCGAGCCCTGGTCCTGGATGTGGGGTCGCGGGGAAGGCGTGCAGGTACCGGTGGGTCTTCCCGTCTGGCTTCTCCATCAGTAAAGGAAGGGCTGGACCCGCTGTCCCTGAGCCCCTCCCCGCTCGTgggagggtggagaggggagcctgctCCACCAACATCTTGCTTGTCCAGAGGGAAGGGCAGGCtcggggttggggggcgggggatgAGCTCTGGGCTCAGGGACAGGACAGGCCTGAGCTCTGGAGGCCAGAGGGGTggaggaaaccgaggcccagcCCAGGAGACCGTGGAGGGGCGGGTGGCCGGGCGGGGTCCCGCAGGCCTCGAGGCCCAGGTGGGGACTGCGGTGCTGGTGACGCCAGGCTGGGGTTGCTGGGGATGAGCGGAGGGTCTCCATCCTGGCCTGCAGCGGGTAGAGGGTTGGGGGCTGGGGTGAGGCCAGGTAGGGCTGCAGCCTCCACTGGCCTCCCTGAAAATGTCAGGCCTGCCCTGTGTGCCTGGGGTCCCAGGTGGGCCCTGACCTTGTCACCGGCTCTGCTCTGAAGGGGATGCTCTGGACCCCCCAGGAAGCCAGGGTGAGGGAGACATCCAGCGCCCCACGGCCTGGCTGTGCTCTCGGAGATCAGAGTTGGGGGGAGGGAAGGTGGGCCGTCCCTGATCAACCCCCGTGGGGACTCTGCTCCTTGCCACCTGGGGGTGCCCTGAATCCTCCCGCCTTCTCCCTCACACCCCGTctgctgtgggggtggggagggtcccAAGATGACCAAGTGTCACAAACACTTGgatgccctgccccgcccccgccccccggtcTCTGCACCTaacaccccttctcctccaacacGGGCCTGCGACCCCAGGGGGCAGGCGGTGATGGGCTTGTGTCCGTGGAGCCTCTGTTCCAGAGAACCATAAAGGCCCTTCCCAATGCGAGCTGGCTGACGTGTGTTCTTCAGAGGAGGAGTCCGTCCCTTCTAAGGATCAAGGAAATAAAGGCTGAAAGTTCACACAGCAAGGGGCCTGGGGCAGTGGCCCGGTGAACGCCAGTGTTTCGTTCTGTCCTCagagtctcctggagaaggaaggtcattgggcccattttacagatgaggcaactgaggctcagtgagttTGCCCCAAGCTGCACATCTAGTGAGTGGTGGAGCCAGGCTTGACCGCAGCTCTGCCAGATCCCACAGCATGTTCGCAGCTGCCTCTGATTCAGCAAGCGTGAAGAGAGGCTGCTGCCCAGACAGAGCGGTTTCGGGGCGGGGGCGAGTGGGGATGGGAAGGTGCCAGGCTGGGAGCACGTGTAGGGATGGGCTGAGTGGGGGCAGACGGGTTGGGGCAGGTGGGGAGTGGGACCTTGTCCTCAGCCCGGCAGAGCGGCCAGGGCACCCCCAGCGTTAGGGGCACAGCCTGGGCAGGGAGTGGGCGGTCGCTCGAGGGTCAGTGCCAGGGCAAAGACAAGAGATGAAGGCATCACGGTGGTGGTTGGGGTCCAGGTGTGCCCTGCGATAGGTGTGAGGCGGGTGAAGGCTGGCAAGGCCGTCGTCTCTGTTTACGGATGTAGATGCTGAGGCATGCGattggcgggggaggggaggggttacTTGCTCAGAGCGCACACTGGGAGCTCAGGGGCAGGATTCCCACCAAGGCCTTGGCTCCGGAATCCGCGACTCTTTGCTCGTCTGTGAGATGGGCCTCGAAGGACGCGGTACTCACCCGGAGGGCGGGCCCAGGACTGAACGCCTGGGGGTGCTTGGGACCGCTCGTGACTACGATGGTGACTGCTGCGGGGCAGGAGGAGGGTCCGGGCTGGTTCCCGAGAGGTGTTCGGGGTGTGTTCTTAGGATGTGTGCTCTTTGCAAATGATCCCCCAGGTTATGAAACCCCAAGGGGAACGTGCCAAGCCCTGGCCGACCGGGTGGGCAAGAACGGGGCCAGGCTGGGAGGTCTGGGGTCGGACACGTGCTCGGGGGAGAACCCAGGGGCCTGGCAAGCTTGGAAAAGGTCTTGCAAAAAGGAGCCCAGAGCCCATGTGGGCCAGC is a window encoding:
- the HDAC11 gene encoding histone deacetylase 11, with protein sequence MPHPTQLYQHVPDSRWPIVYSPRYNITFLGLERLHPFDAGKWGKVISFLKEEKLLSDSTLVEAREASDEDLLVVHTRRYLNELKWSFAVATITEIPPVIFLPNFLVQRKVLRPLRTQTGGTIMAGKLAVDRGWAINVGGGFHHCSSDRGGGFCAYADITLAIKFLFDRVEGISKATIVDLDAHQGNGHERDFMGDKRVYIMDVYNRHIYPGDRFAKQAIRRKVELEWGTEDDEYLQKVERNLEKALQEHRPDVVVYNAGTDILEGDRLGGLAISPQGIVKRDELVFRIVRGRQLPILMVTSGGYQKRTARIIADSILNLYGLGLIGPESASVSAQNSDTPLLPLEVP